ACTCCGTAGTTAACGGCTCCTTCAGCTGTTTGTACAGACCAGTCAGCTACAGAATCAGTGACAGAAGCGTCATTCTGGTCTAAAATGGCTGTTCCAATAAAATGAATTAACTGGGCTCTCCACTTGGCAATCGCATCGTCGGCAAGCCCGCTTTCATTAAGAAAAGAAGTATAGCGTTGATTTAATTTCCGGCTGATTTCTATTGATATTTCCATTTGATGACCTCTTAATAGCTGACCCGCCGCTTCAAAAAACTTCATTATGATAAACCACCTCTCCAGTTAGACCTCTTTAGATTTATTTATAACATGTTTGTTTATTATCACCTTTTATTGCTTTTTCGATGCTATTCATCCATGTTTCTTTACCTTCCATTCATTGTGCCATTTCTTTATAAGAGAAATCAATTTAAAATTCATAAAAATAACGTTATCTTTATCTTTTTAGGATTTGTTGATGTTATTGATTAAAGGAATGAGGGGAGTAGTGAAAATGAAAAAACCTGTTTTGAAAGGATCAAAACAGGCTTTTTTTGTTCATTTACATGCAAATGAAGTCATGCTGTACCTGCTGCGCTAGGGACAGAAGCCATTACTTCACTGATATGTATAAGAACCATAATTCGTATAATTGGATTTGTTTGAACCAAAATCTGAATCAATAAATTTATCTAACGGATGCCCGGCTTCTGTGATATTTTCAATGACCGGTCCTAAATAAAGATCTGTCTGCCAGTCGCCATACGGCAGGTCAACTTGAACAGTATAAGTGCCTGGACCATACAGAGCGGTTTGGTTATCATAGCTTGTTTGATTGCCGTCACCGATTTTACGGTAGCTTGTAAAACTAAGTTCTACCGGTTTCATTCCTTCAGGTACCGTAAATGTAACCGTCCCTTTATCTACATGAGACTTAAAAAAGTCATTGTACGGCTGTTCAGGCTCCAAAACCGTATAATTTTCATTTGCTTGTGTTACAGGAATGGCCTCGCTCCATAACTCTCCCTTACCAGGATGGTTTGGACGCTGATACGCTTTAAATATGTAATTTCCTTCTTCACTCGGTATGTATGTTAATGTTTGTGATTCACCAGAAGCTAACTCATCTACTGTTCCTGTGTACACCACTTCACCGTTTTTAGGGTTGCCATCTGGCGCCCAGTATACTTCATACGTTACAGTACCTTCCATATCACGGGAATCCTGACCATTCTCTATTACAGCAAATATAGAATCTGGCGTATCATTTTGTCCAGTAAAAACTAAAGAACTCTTATCCCAGCTAAGCGCTTTTCCGGTTGATGCTATTTCTTTTTGTACATTCGCACTTTTTGCTGCATCAGCAAATGCTAAATGTCCTGGCAGCGCCAAAGAACCCCCTAATAGTGAAGCTGCAAGGGCACCCGCAGTGATTTTCGTGAATTTTTTCATAGTCTCACTCTCATTTTCAATAGATTTTTTACCGTCTGACTTTTTCGCAACAAGTTGCATGCCTGCTTTTTCATGAAGGCTAAACTAGCTTAGCGAAAATTAAAATAAGTTGTCAATTAAAGCCGTGACGCCAAAGTGAGATATGATTTTGGATTTAGAAGCGTTGGTACATATGAGGTGAAAACGCAGTCATTCTGCAGGATAGCGGTTTCAAAATTTGGGGAAATTGATACAAATATCCTGTATTTTCTAATATCTCATCTAGGGAAAATAACCTCAAAGAAGGAATATATTTGAAGGTATTTTCGCATTTCTTTAATGTTAAATTTTATATACTTATATACAAATTAAAGGTTTGTTTAGGGAAAAAGCTATATTTCTCACCAGACACTTATAAAAAGCATAAGAAGCATAATGAGCATCAAAAAAGGGGAGGCCTTGTTTTAAAAGCATTCGTTATGATTTCGGTTTTATAGCTGGAGGAAGCGAAGGAGAGAGAATCTGCATTGAATAGACATTTGCAAGTTGCCAGGACATTACGTCTTGCGATGAGACAACAGCATAAGGCAAGCCGGCATTTGTGCCGCTTGCCTTATGGAATGGCGGACAAATCGCTGAAGGTTGGTTCTGTGTAATGTTCTGATGTTCATACTGCAAGCGCTGCAGCCGGCAAAGGGGTGATGCTTACAGCACTTTGGACGTAGCAATCGCATTTTTTAAGGTGCCTTTTATATGAAGCTTGTTAATCGGAATCCCCAAGTTGACCATAGGTACAGCCAGTTCGGGTTTTATGCCGGTGAAGGTCAAAGAAATACCGATGATTGCAAGAGAGTCTTTTAACTGAAATAACGTATTAGCCGATATTGTATCGATACGAGGAACCCCTGATAAGTCTAAAATCAGCTCATCAATTTTTAAATCTTTGCATTTAGGCAGTACATTTTCTAATATAATGCTGGCTCTTTCTTCATCCAATTCGCCGATTAAAGGGAGAATCGCTACTTTATCTGATAGAGCTACTACAGGAAAAGAAACTTCATTAAAGGCTTTTTTGGCAGAGTCTATCCTCTGTTCGTAGAAATTGATATAGCCAGCATTATAAACAAGAAGGACTTGATCAAGAATATCCTCTATTAAGTAATGTACTTGCATCACGATAGAAGCTTTTGTTTGATCGATGTCGATTTTATTCTGAAGGTAGTTCCAGATGGTTTTTTTATAAGAACGAAGGGAGTGGATAAGCTCTTCTACCTGTATTCCTTGCTCAACAGCTGCTAGAGCCGTTTCCCTGGTCCAGTCCGCTATTTCCTCTGCTACACCGGGATCGTGCTGATTTAAAATAGCTGTTCCAATCAATTCAATTAAGTGTGTCCGCCGTTGCGTCATCGTCTCATTTGAAAGACCGCCTTCATCAAGCAAGGAATGATATTCATTATCTAAGGCTTTGTTAATTTCTGCCGCTATCTCAGCACTATTATTTTGCAAGAGCTGTCCTACTGTTTTAAAAAATGACATACTGACAACCTGCCTCTCTGTTTTGGCAATTTTTGAATACATATATAAGTAATTCAAATAATAAAGAAAACTTCTCTTAAAAACCATCTTTTCTTTTAAAAAATTTCCATCTGGCAGAAGCGGGGTCTTCGCACAGCAGCATTATAAGAAAAAAAGCTATTGCTATAAGGAAGTGTTTAAATTGTTAATCGCGGTCAAATACCCATGTGCATCCTGACGTAATCAGGGTACTTTCTTTAGAAATGGATAAAGAAAGATATTTAGAAGGCGGAAAGCAGAAAATAAAAGCTAAAAAGTAATCTAGAGGAGCAGGTGCCCGAAACATTCAATAAGAAATTCATAAACTAATAAAAAAAGCGGCGTATTCAAAATCTCTTGAAAGCGGACTGCAATTAGCAGCCGCTTTTTTTTTTGGTAGATACACATATATAAGCGGGCTGCGTGTCTATCAATCAGGGAATAACAGCCGTTTGGTCCTTGTTTCTTTTAACATGCAGGCTGAAATTGGTTTCAAATTGCTTTCAACAGGGTATGCTATATTTGTTTGAGCAGGCTGCCTCCAGCATCCCCCTCTTACTTTTACTCCTGAAAAGCAGATTCATTTTTTTGATTGATTGGCTTTCGTAGTAATATACATAAGAAAGATGTTAGCTAATAGAAGCGAGGATATTGAAATGACAGAAAGATTAAATCCAGCCCTGGATATTCGTTTTCAAGATTTTGAAGAAGCAGCGGTCCGGGTGCTTCAAATCATGGCGGAATTCATCCACGTGAATACTTTATTTATTGCCCGCAACGATGGCAAAACGAACCGCATGATAAAGGTATTAAACAAAAGTGAAAAGCTTGTGAATGAAGGGGATGAACGCCCATTCCCCGAAGCGTACTGCAGCTTAAGTGTGGAACATGGCGAACAGGTTCTTGTCATTCCAGACGTGAAACAGCATAAAGAAACAAAAAACATGGACGTTACAAAGAAACTTGGCGGCGGGACGTTTATTGCCATTCCGATTAATTATAAAGATGGAAAAAACTACGGAACGATTTGCGGCCTCGATACAGGAAAGCAAACATTTACAGAAAAACAAATTAAGATGTTTGAGACGATGTCTGCTCTTTTATCGTACGTGCTAGAGCTTGATTACACGAACAAGCAGTTATTTACCATATCGGCACCGGTTGTAAAGGTCGCAAAAGGCATTGCGATTTTGCCCGTTGTAGGTGATATAGATGAACAGCGCGCAGAAAGCATTATCGAAAAAGCGCTTTTTAAAAGCCGCGAATTAGAGCTTGAGTGCCTCATTGTGGACTTGTCCGGCATTTTGCATATAAATCATACAGTTGTAGCTTCACTTTTAAAAATCTCCACAGTTTTAAAGCTGGTAGGTGTAGACTGCATAGTGACCGGCTTGCGTCCTGACTTAGCTATGAAAGCCGTTCAAATGAATGCAGATTTAAAAGACATGGTGTTTGAAAAAGATTTGGAGAAAGCATTACAGAAAATTGGCTTCGAATTGAAATGAAAACAAGCCCGCCGGTAGGGAGCGGGCTTGTTTTACTTTGTTCTTAGGATATATACTAAATGAATTTAATCCAGATCTATTTTCACTTTAATCGGTGTGAAAATAGCCTTCAGACAAAAGGAAGGAAAATAATATCCTTCCTCTTCCTTATTTTACATGCTTTAAACGTCAGTCATAAAGTATGATTTGTGCTTAAAAAAAGGATGTGATACAGTATGGTCGAGACTTATTAAAGACGTTTAATAAGCGGAAGAAAAAAGAGAGGTGAGGATCATGAACGAGATGTTTGCCACTCCAAAATCCATGAAAAAGGTGATTCTTTACCGCATTCGTAAAGCCTTATTGGAGATGGGAGGAGCGACCAAAGCAGAACTCAGCGAAAAGTTAAACATTAGTTTTCCGACCATCAGCAAGTTTCTCACGCAGATGGAAAAAGACGGAGAGCTGAAGCTGCTTGGCCTTGATGATTCGAGCGGCGGCCGTAGAGCGAAACGGTATGCATACAATCCTGAATTCCGACTTGGTTTAGCCATTTTTCTGGAGAGGGAAGAAACCCACTATACGATCTTCAATTGCCTGGGCGAGATCAAGAAACAAGGAAAAGCAGGCAGTGTTTTAGCAGGAGGTTTACCGATGCTGACCGTCTGCATAGAAGACATCATGCGCCAGTATTCCAACATACGCGCGATTGCCATTGGCGTACCTGGCTCGGTGGAAAATGGCCGCGTTTTTTTTATACCGGGCTATGAACAGTTTCAGCAGGTTGACTTAAAAGAATACTATGAAACGCACTTTTCTATGCCTGTTGTGGTTGAGAATGATATGAACGCAGCGGTCCTCGGTTACCAACGGGAGAAGACTACGCAAACCAATTCATCATTTATTTATTTGTATTTTGGACAAAACGGCCCAGGGGCTGGCATTTTGGTGAATGGGAATATTGTACGTGGAAGCACATTTTTCTCCGGAGAAGTTTCCTTCGTACCGCAATACGATCACCGAAACTTTCAGGAAGCATTGGGAACCAAGCGTTCTTCCGGTTATAGCGGTCAGCAGATAGATGCTATTAGCCGCCTGGTGGCTGCGTTTGTTTCCATCCTTAACCCCCGTGCCATTATATTTTGCGAAGAAGAAGCCGATAAAGCTTTGATGGAACAGATTTTGGCTCAAACTGCAAAGTACGTTCCGGTGGAGCACCTTCCGGAATTGATTGTGAGTGACTTGAAGCAGGATTATCTATATGGATTGCAAAGTCTGGGGCTGGACTTAATCATCAATGAAACAGGGCTGCCTTCTACGTAATAATAAACGCTTTTACAGGAAATGAATCATCCTCATGACTTACTTTTGATAGGAACTGTTTTGGGATGAAAATAGAAAAAGAAAAAATGCTGGCTGGAGAGCTCTACAAAGCATAGGATCAAGAATTAAGGAAAGAACGGACCCATGCACGAAGACTCACGTGGTTATTTAACGAAACCATTGAAACAGATAGAGATACTCGGAGAGAACTGTTAAAAGAGCTATTAAGCTCAACAGGTAAAGAGTTGCACATAGAGCCATCATTTCGCTGTGACTGCGGCTGCAATATTTATGTAGGCGGGAATTTCTATGCAATTTCCACTGTATCTTTTTAGATGTCTGTGAAATCCAGATTAGTGACATTTGACCGCCCCTGGAGTGCACACTTATCCGGCAGCTCATCCTAATGGTGGTCGCATCAGAAGCTGCTGTAACCAGAGATGTACCAGATAATGTTGTCATAGGTGAGAATCCAGCAAGAATGATTAAGACAAGCGAATCTTCAATGGAAAGTGCCCTTATGAGAAAGGAGAAAATATAATGGACAGCCTGATGATATTGTTAGAAGAATTTAACCACAAAGACATAAACAAAGGACTTAAATGGTTTTCGCCTCCCCAGCATTGGAGTCATGATTCCGAAAGTGCCGCTTTCATGATCAGAACGGACAAGCAAACGGACTTTTGGCAGAAGACGCATTATGGATTCGAAGCTGATAATGGGCATTTTTTCTACTATGATGTAAACGAAGACTTTCGGTTAACGACAAAAGTACATTCAAAACCCAAAAATCGATATGACCAGGCCGGCTTAATGGTGAGATTCTCCAAAGATACATGGGTAAAAACGTCTGTTGAGTATATACCGGGCGGAAAGAGTAAATTAGGGGCTGTGGTTACAAAGCAAGGATATTCTGATTGGTCCAGTCAGGCCTTTTCCCAAGAAAACTTTTCTCTTTACTACAGAATCACAAAAAAAGAAAACAACTTTTACGTTGAGTACTCAGTGGATGGTGATGTCTGGACTCAAATCAGAATGACCCATTTACCCAAAGCAACCTACGTCCAGGCTGGCATTTATGCCTGCAGCCCTCAGGGAGAAGGATACGAGGCAGCATTTGACTTTATAAAAATTGAAAAAGTCCATGATCAGACAACAGTATACGAGTAATGGAGAGTATCCAGCTACTCATTAGGCACAAGGGAAGAGGTGAAAAAAGTGAAGATTGAACATGTATTTTGACGGAATATCCAACGAAAAGTACGTGAATCAGGCTAAAGGATTTGAGTCCTATTTTATTTCCTTTGGAATGGGCAATGCAAGGCTCGAGATTATGCGTAAAACAGGGATCAATCAACTTCAGGCTGAAAATATGACTGGGTGGGCCCATGTGGCATTTTCAGTAGGAAGCAAAGAACCGGTAAATTATAAAACGGAGCAACTTCGGGATGCTGGCTATGAGGTAGCCGGAAACCCGCGTGTTACCGGCAATGGCTACTATGAAAGTGTTATTAAAGATCTAGAAGGAAACCTTGTTGAAATTACGGTCTAAAAAAGTTGGTCATATAATTTACAAGCTTTTAACGAACCAAAGCCTTCTTTTTTTAAAGAAGGCTTTTACTGTTTTAGGTCAATTTTTACGTAATGGTTTGAGAAGCCAAACCATTACGTAAAAATTATCCAGAAAAGAAGTATGTTAGATTTTCTGCCATATTTTTATTTTGGAAATTTGAATCATGTAAGATGGAAGGAAGGGAGGAACGTGTTTATGCTACACATGCAAATGCTTCAGAACCAATCAATTCAATTAAAAATTTCACCAGAGCTGTCACAAGCGATCTCTATGCTGCAGTATTCAGCAGAAGAGCTTCTGTCTTTCTTGCAAGAAAAAGCGGAAGAAAATCCGTTAATCGAAATCGACGAGCTTATAGATTATTCCTTCCTGCCCAGTCATCCTTCTTCTAATACCCAAGCTGATCCTTTGGAGTTTATCGCCGCAGAGGACATACATTTAACAGACTACTTATTAGAGCAGCTGCTTTTTTTTGATTTATCTCCTGACGAAAAGCGCTTAACGACTTATCTCATTCAGTGCCTTGATGAGAACGGTTATCTTCAGGAAGATGAAAATGAAATGGCTCTTCGCCTTCACACAACGCAGTCAGAAGTAGAAAGATGTCTCGAGCTTATTCAAAGTTTGGAGCCAGCTGGGGTGGGAGCACGCAATTTGCAGGAGTGTTTACTTCTCCAGCTTGAGAACATACATATGCACACGCCTCTTGCTGAACACATTCTTTCCACTCACTTTGAAGATTTTGCTTATCGAAAATGGTCCAAGCTTGCAAGGCTTTTAGAAGTCGATATCAAGCAAATTCAGCACCTTCATGAAACGATTTTAACATTAGATCCAAAGCCTGGCCTTTCTTATTCAAACCAAGGGATCCCAGCTGTGATACCGGATTATACCGTTCAGTTTCAGAACGGAAAGTTATTCGTGACAAAGAACGGACAGGGCAATTGGAATATCAGCTTAAACAAAGCGTATGAAACTATGTTACGTCAAAACAAAAAGACAGAAGAAGGTTCTTATTTACGGGAAAAGTATAAAGAATTTCAATGGATTCAAAATGGGCTAAATACTCGAAATACTACTATACATAACGTTGTACTCAGCTTAGCAGACTGTCAAAAAAGTTTTTTTCAAAAAGGACCTGAATATTTAAAGCCCCTTACAATGAAAGAGCTCGCCGCTTACTTAAATGTTCATCAATCTACCATCAGCCGGGCGGTTAGAAATAAATATGTCCACACACCCTTTGGCGTATTTGAATTGAGGTCTTTTTTTACAGGTAGCACTCAGGCGGTTAACCAGGAGGAAGTATCATCAAATCGAGTAAAGCTGTTTATTAAACAAATCGTCGAAACAGAAAATAAATACAATCCGCTGTCCGATCAGCAGATTGCGGCTATGCTGAAGCTGAAACATGAAATAAATATTTCGAGAAGAACAGTAGCCAAGTACCGCGATGAGTTAAGAATTTTGTCTTCTTCCAAACGAAAGCAGTTTTCGGCAAGTGGAGCTATTTAATAGATCTCTAAAGAAAAACACGACAAGACCCAGCTTGTCGTGTTTTTTGCTTTTTAGTTGTAAGTGAAAAGCGTAGTTTAAAGAAGCATCTTTCTATCAGCTGACAACTGAATCTCCTGCTGCTCTTTTTCAATCGCCTGGTTTTTCTTGATCTTCAGGTGGTAGATCGCATAGCAGGCCAGCATAAATGGAACCCCGCAGTAAAGGGCAAGCCGCTGATCTGGATTAAATGCCATGCTGACGAGGACAGCGCAGTTCAGCACAAGGCCCAGCAGCGGGAAAAACGGATAAAGAGGGGCTTTGAATTTCAAGTCTGCTACATTGCCGCCTTCCCGGACATATTTCCTGCGAAACGCAATCTGGGAAGCGGTGATAGAAATCCAGCCGACCTGGGCGCCGAGCCCGGCAATAGAAAGCAGCCAGAGAAAAACCGTTTCTTCTGCAAAAAAGCCGGATAACAGCGATAGAAGGGCGATGCCAAGCGTCAAAATAAGCGAGTTCATCGGAATGCCTTTTTTGTTTACTCTTGCCAGGGCAGGAGCAGCCATGCCTTCTTTCGAAAGCGAGTACAGCATGCGGGAAGCCGCATACAGGCCCGAGTTTCCAACCGATAAAAGAGCCGTCAAAATAACAAAGTTCATAATATCAGCCGCATACGGAATACCGATGCTGTCGAGCACCAACACAAACGGGCTTTCCGTTACACCTGCCTGGTCCGAAGGAATTAAGCCGGCCAGGACAAAAATCGATAAGACAAAGAATACAAGGGTGCGCCACACCGACTGTTTGATCGACTTCGGAATCGTTTTTTCCGGGTTTTCACTTTCCCCAGCCGCAATCCCGATTAATTCAGTTCCCTGAAACGAGAAGTTAACTGCAATCATCGTAATCAGCAGGGCAGTGACGCCGTGTGGAAGCAGGCCGTCCGAAGCATAATTCGAGAAAAAGGGTGCTTCCTGGCCGCCTTTCATGTCAATCAGTCCAAACATCGCCGCGCCGCCGAGAATAATAAACAAAAGGATTGCCACAATTTTAATGCCGGAGAACCAGAATTCCGCTTCCCCAAATGCCTTGGCCGATAGGGCGTTGAGTGAGAAGAGCAGAACGGCAAACACCGCACACCAAATCCATGTCGGTGTATCAGGAAACCATCTGCCCATCAGCTGTCCGGCAGCCAGAAACTCCAGGGCAACCGTAACGGCCCAGCCGAGCCAGTACGTCCAGCCGAGAGCAAAGCCTACGCCGGGTCCGATAAATTTCGTTGTATAGGTTTGAAAAGAGCCGGATACCGGCATGGCCACTGCCAGTTCCCCGAGGCAGACCATCGTTAAATACATGACAAAGCCGCCGACTAAAAACGCTAAAATGGCTCCTCCGGCCCCGGCTTGATTAATCGTATAACCCGATCCGAGGAACAATCCAGAGCCGATGACCCCTCCGAGTGAGATCATAAATAAATGCCTGGTTTTCATGGTTCGTTTCAACTCTTGTTGATGATGTTCCTTCATGTATTCTCCTCCTATTTTGAGTAAATTGCTTTCCTGCCTTTTATACTGCAATTCTGATGCCAGACAAATATTTTCATTTTTCTAAAAAAATCGATGATTTTTTCCTTTTTCAAGAAAAAAACGCCAATATTTTTGGCGGATGTTATAAAAAAATCTTTGCAGGCCAGTTGCCTGGAAAGATTAATGGCCTCAAATAATAGATAAAGCAAAGCGGTGCAGCCCGCCAGGCACTTAAGAGGTAAAGCAGCTCAGTAAAAGAAAAGCAACTTCTGTAGGATTGGCATGAAGATTGCATTCTAAAAGGTACGATTCATTTTGATGGAGGTGAACAGCACTAAAGAGCAGGGGAGGGGATAAAAGTTCCCCAATAAAAAGAATGGAAGCCGCTAATGAAAGAAGAACACTGTTCAAGTAATGACTAAAAAGTGAAAGGCGGCTCATCCGCTTATAAAGAAAGGGCGATTAGGATGTGGAATATTACAGTTTTTCTGCCAAACAAGATTTGTATGTATGAGTTTGAAACAAAACAGGAAGCAGAGGAGATGTATCAA
The genomic region above belongs to Domibacillus sp. DTU_2020_1001157_1_SI_ALB_TIR_016 and contains:
- a CDS encoding STAS domain-containing protein — protein: MSFFKTVGQLLQNNSAEIAAEINKALDNEYHSLLDEGGLSNETMTQRRTHLIELIGTAILNQHDPGVAEEIADWTRETALAAVEQGIQVEELIHSLRSYKKTIWNYLQNKIDIDQTKASIVMQVHYLIEDILDQVLLVYNAGYINFYEQRIDSAKKAFNEVSFPVVALSDKVAILPLIGELDEERASIILENVLPKCKDLKIDELILDLSGVPRIDTISANTLFQLKDSLAIIGISLTFTGIKPELAVPMVNLGIPINKLHIKGTLKNAIATSKVL
- a CDS encoding STAS domain-containing protein, coding for MTERLNPALDIRFQDFEEAAVRVLQIMAEFIHVNTLFIARNDGKTNRMIKVLNKSEKLVNEGDERPFPEAYCSLSVEHGEQVLVIPDVKQHKETKNMDVTKKLGGGTFIAIPINYKDGKNYGTICGLDTGKQTFTEKQIKMFETMSALLSYVLELDYTNKQLFTISAPVVKVAKGIAILPVVGDIDEQRAESIIEKALFKSRELELECLIVDLSGILHINHTVVASLLKISTVLKLVGVDCIVTGLRPDLAMKAVQMNADLKDMVFEKDLEKALQKIGFELK
- a CDS encoding ROK family transcriptional regulator, with the translated sequence MNEMFATPKSMKKVILYRIRKALLEMGGATKAELSEKLNISFPTISKFLTQMEKDGELKLLGLDDSSGGRRAKRYAYNPEFRLGLAIFLEREETHYTIFNCLGEIKKQGKAGSVLAGGLPMLTVCIEDIMRQYSNIRAIAIGVPGSVENGRVFFIPGYEQFQQVDLKEYYETHFSMPVVVENDMNAAVLGYQREKTTQTNSSFIYLYFGQNGPGAGILVNGNIVRGSTFFSGEVSFVPQYDHRNFQEALGTKRSSGYSGQQIDAISRLVAAFVSILNPRAIIFCEEEADKALMEQILAQTAKYVPVEHLPELIVSDLKQDYLYGLQSLGLDLIINETGLPST
- a CDS encoding DUF1349 domain-containing protein, encoding MDSLMILLEEFNHKDINKGLKWFSPPQHWSHDSESAAFMIRTDKQTDFWQKTHYGFEADNGHFFYYDVNEDFRLTTKVHSKPKNRYDQAGLMVRFSKDTWVKTSVEYIPGGKSKLGAVVTKQGYSDWSSQAFSQENFSLYYRITKKENNFYVEYSVDGDVWTQIRMTHLPKATYVQAGIYACSPQGEGYEAAFDFIKIEKVHDQTTVYE
- a CDS encoding VOC family protein, with amino-acid sequence MYFDGISNEKYVNQAKGFESYFISFGMGNARLEIMRKTGINQLQAENMTGWAHVAFSVGSKEPVNYKTEQLRDAGYEVAGNPRVTGNGYYESVIKDLEGNLVEITV
- the rpoN gene encoding RNA polymerase factor sigma-54; its protein translation is MLHMQMLQNQSIQLKISPELSQAISMLQYSAEELLSFLQEKAEENPLIEIDELIDYSFLPSHPSSNTQADPLEFIAAEDIHLTDYLLEQLLFFDLSPDEKRLTTYLIQCLDENGYLQEDENEMALRLHTTQSEVERCLELIQSLEPAGVGARNLQECLLLQLENIHMHTPLAEHILSTHFEDFAYRKWSKLARLLEVDIKQIQHLHETILTLDPKPGLSYSNQGIPAVIPDYTVQFQNGKLFVTKNGQGNWNISLNKAYETMLRQNKKTEEGSYLREKYKEFQWIQNGLNTRNTTIHNVVLSLADCQKSFFQKGPEYLKPLTMKELAAYLNVHQSTISRAVRNKYVHTPFGVFELRSFFTGSTQAVNQEEVSSNRVKLFIKQIVETENKYNPLSDQQIAAMLKLKHEINISRRTVAKYRDELRILSSSKRKQFSASGAI
- a CDS encoding amino acid permease, with translation MKEHHQQELKRTMKTRHLFMISLGGVIGSGLFLGSGYTINQAGAGGAILAFLVGGFVMYLTMVCLGELAVAMPVSGSFQTYTTKFIGPGVGFALGWTYWLGWAVTVALEFLAAGQLMGRWFPDTPTWIWCAVFAVLLFSLNALSAKAFGEAEFWFSGIKIVAILLFIILGGAAMFGLIDMKGGQEAPFFSNYASDGLLPHGVTALLITMIAVNFSFQGTELIGIAAGESENPEKTIPKSIKQSVWRTLVFFVLSIFVLAGLIPSDQAGVTESPFVLVLDSIGIPYAADIMNFVILTALLSVGNSGLYAASRMLYSLSKEGMAAPALARVNKKGIPMNSLILTLGIALLSLLSGFFAEETVFLWLLSIAGLGAQVGWISITASQIAFRRKYVREGGNVADLKFKAPLYPFFPLLGLVLNCAVLVSMAFNPDQRLALYCGVPFMLACYAIYHLKIKKNQAIEKEQQEIQLSADRKMLL